A window of the Apostichopus japonicus isolate 1M-3 chromosome 8, ASM3797524v1, whole genome shotgun sequence genome harbors these coding sequences:
- the LOC139972157 gene encoding GDP-D-glucose phosphorylase 1-like, with the protein MAEDCPEFNYKSSDFIKQIEWTANADSKLDALLQSRWAVAKGNGYFLYDLDQLESRVLSGQYGFVSQLNMGRANLRRKPQEMMSLSQPFDKQKFNFTKVQSREILMVLHNEDRRCKGKKEREDKDVVLLNVSPIEHCSVLLVPSINSQLPQILTQEALEVAIEMTILSARRSLLVGYNSLCASASVNHLHFHAYYLEHKLRLQSEPTKELSGPCHVMLSWPVSGFVFQLVDGDVMTLARNVYKVTEYLHNREIAHNVCLTRGSRLGDDTDFTHNTLRAFIWPRRSVYGVKPVDAFNVAFSELAGHLPIMNETEFDKLSEESAIDALQQAKLPSEKFQSLQKDVSDLFIERPT; encoded by the exons ATGGCAGAAGATTGCCCCGAGTTTAATTATAAAAGTAGTGACTTCATCAAACAGATTGAATGGACAgcaaatgcagacagtaag CTTGATGCACTCCTGCAATCACGATGGGCTGTAGCCAAAGGAAACGGTTATTTTCTTTATGATCTCGATCAACTCGAGAGTCGAGTTCTCTCTGGTCAGTATGGTTTCGTTTCTCAG CTTAACATGGGAAGAGCCAATCTAAGGAGGAAGCCACAGGAAATGATGAGTCTTTCACAACCATTTGATAAGCAAAAGTTTAACTTTACAAAAGTTCAGTCAAGAGAG ATTTTGATGGTACTTCACAATGAAGATAGGAGATGCAAAGGCAAGAAGGAGAGAGAAGATAAAGATGTTGTTCTGCTTAATGTTAGTCCAATAGAACACTGTAGTGTCCTGTTAGTTCCAAGTATTAATAGTCAATTACCTCAAATATTGACACAAGAAGCACTAGAGGTTGCCATAGAGATGACCATCCTCAGTGCCAGaag gAGTCTTCTAGTTGGATATAACAGTCTGTGTGCTTCAGCATCTGTTAATCATCTTCACTTTCATGCTTACTACTTAGAGCATAAACTAAGACTACAGTCAGAG CCTACCAAGGAGCTATCTGGTCCGTGTCATGTGATGCTCTCCTGGCCTGTATCTGGATTTGTCTTTCAGTTAGTAGACGGTGACGTGATGACTCTGGCAAG GAATGTCTATAAAGTCACAGAATATCTCCATAACAGAGAGATAGCTCACAACGTCTGTTTGACGAGAGGTAGCCGGTTAGGTGATGACACAGACTTCACTCATAACACACTGAGGGCTTTCATCTGGCCAAGAAGATCAGTTTATG GAGTAAAGCCTGTTGATGCTTTCAACGTTGCCTTTTCAGAGCTGGCCGGACATCTTCCAATCATGA ATGAGACTGAATTCGACAAACTTTCTGAAGAATCAGCAATCGATGCTCTTCAACAGGCTAAGTTACCTTCTGAGAAATTCCAGTCTCTACAAAAAGATGTTTCTGATTTATTCATTGAACGACCGACCTAA
- the LOC139972159 gene encoding GDP-D-glucose phosphorylase 1-like isoform X1, whose product MATNGVEDVINHSLPVVKVEKDKHIRYSTKDFIFHSEWGTENNSKFDQALQESWDRAKDGGHFRYDLVDLTTRILPGEYGFVAQLNTKRATHRRKPQEMRSLAQPFNPNNFNFTKVKPGEILMEISKTVNNEKGNQGQGVSNHVVVINVSPLEYCSILLVPDINLHLPQALTLDALVVGIEMILLSATRSFRVGWNGLCALASVNHLHFHAYYLDYQLRLETEPTQQLIGPCHILPSWPVPGFVFQLEDGDVSSLARNVHTVARYFHENEIAHNVFMMRGAELGDKTTPESTTLRVFIWPRKPVYGEDSAIQLLSVKDVDAFNVAFCEMGGHIPVKNADSFPLLTDQSAVEVIEKVKLPSETFALIQKEIFQLFQ is encoded by the exons ATGGCCACTAACGGAGTGGAAGATGTCATAAATCACAGTCTGCCCGTAGTGAAG GTGGAAAAAGACAAGCATATCCGCTACAGTACTAAGGATTTCATTTTTCACTCAGAATGGGGGACAGAAAACAATAGTAAG TTTGATCAAGCCCTGCAGGAGTCCTGGGACAGAGCCAAGGATGGTGGACATTTCCGCTATGACTTGGTAGATCTCACCACAAGGATTCTACCAGGAGAATATGGATTTGTTGCTCAA TTGAATACAAAGAGGGCGACACACAGGCGGAAACCACAGGAAATGAGGAGTCTAGCTCAACCTTTTAATcctaataattttaattttaccaAAGTCAAACCTGGAGAG ATTTTAATGGAAATATCCAAGACTGTTAACAATGAGAAGGGGAACCAGGGTCAGGGCGTTAGCAATCATGTGGTTGTTATTAACGTCAGTCCTTTAGAATATTGTAGTATTCTGTTAGTTCCTGACATCAACCTTCATCTACCTCAGGCTCTGACCCTAGACGCACTTGTGGTAGGCATCGAGATGATACTTCTAAGTGCCACCAG gAGTTTCAGGGTAGGATGGAACGGTCTTTGTGCTCTGGCTTCTGTTAATCATTTACATTTTCATGCCTATTACTTGGACTATCAGCTCAGACTTGAGACAGAG CCAACACAGCAGCTGATTGGTCCATGCCATATCCTACCATCATGGCCTGTGCCAGGATTTGTCTTTCAACTAGAAGATGGTGATGTTAGCTCTCTAGCAag GAACGTTCATACTGTCGCAAGATACTTCCATGAAAATGAGATAGCTCATAATGTGTTTATGATGAGGGGTGCTGAGCTTGGAGACAAGACTACTCCAGAATCAACGACCCTGAGAGTGTTCATTTGGCCAAGAAAGCCAGTTTATGGTGAGGACTCTGCCATTCAGCTACTCA GTGTCAAAGATGTAGATGCCTTTAATGTGGCTTTTTGTGAGATGGGTGGACATATTCCTGTCAAAA ATGCAGATTCCTTCCCCTTGTTGACTGACCAATCAGCTGTGGAGGTTATAGAGAAGGTCAAGCTACCATCTGAAACTTTTGCTTTGATTCAAAAGGAAATTTTTCAACTGTTTCAATGA
- the LOC139972159 gene encoding GDP-D-glucose phosphorylase 1-like isoform X2: MATNGVEDVINHSLPVVKVEKDKHIRYSTKDFIFHSEWGTENNSKFDQALQESWDRAKDGGHFRYDLVDLTTRILPGEYGFVAQLNTKRATHRRKPQEMRSLAQPFNPNNFNFTKVKPGEILMEISKTVNNEKGNQGQGVSNHVVVINVSPLEYCSILLVPDINLHLPQALTLDALVVGIEMILLSATRSFRVGWNGLCALASVNHLHFHAYYLDYQLRLETEPTQQLIGPCHILPSWPVPGFVFQLEDGDVSSLARNVHTVARYFHENEIAHNVFMMRGAELGDKTTPESTTLRVFIWPRKPVYGVKDVDAFNVAFCEMGGHIPVKNADSFPLLTDQSAVEVIEKVKLPSETFALIQKEIFQLFQ, encoded by the exons ATGGCCACTAACGGAGTGGAAGATGTCATAAATCACAGTCTGCCCGTAGTGAAG GTGGAAAAAGACAAGCATATCCGCTACAGTACTAAGGATTTCATTTTTCACTCAGAATGGGGGACAGAAAACAATAGTAAG TTTGATCAAGCCCTGCAGGAGTCCTGGGACAGAGCCAAGGATGGTGGACATTTCCGCTATGACTTGGTAGATCTCACCACAAGGATTCTACCAGGAGAATATGGATTTGTTGCTCAA TTGAATACAAAGAGGGCGACACACAGGCGGAAACCACAGGAAATGAGGAGTCTAGCTCAACCTTTTAATcctaataattttaattttaccaAAGTCAAACCTGGAGAG ATTTTAATGGAAATATCCAAGACTGTTAACAATGAGAAGGGGAACCAGGGTCAGGGCGTTAGCAATCATGTGGTTGTTATTAACGTCAGTCCTTTAGAATATTGTAGTATTCTGTTAGTTCCTGACATCAACCTTCATCTACCTCAGGCTCTGACCCTAGACGCACTTGTGGTAGGCATCGAGATGATACTTCTAAGTGCCACCAG gAGTTTCAGGGTAGGATGGAACGGTCTTTGTGCTCTGGCTTCTGTTAATCATTTACATTTTCATGCCTATTACTTGGACTATCAGCTCAGACTTGAGACAGAG CCAACACAGCAGCTGATTGGTCCATGCCATATCCTACCATCATGGCCTGTGCCAGGATTTGTCTTTCAACTAGAAGATGGTGATGTTAGCTCTCTAGCAag GAACGTTCATACTGTCGCAAGATACTTCCATGAAAATGAGATAGCTCATAATGTGTTTATGATGAGGGGTGCTGAGCTTGGAGACAAGACTACTCCAGAATCAACGACCCTGAGAGTGTTCATTTGGCCAAGAAAGCCAGTTTATG GTGTCAAAGATGTAGATGCCTTTAATGTGGCTTTTTGTGAGATGGGTGGACATATTCCTGTCAAAA ATGCAGATTCCTTCCCCTTGTTGACTGACCAATCAGCTGTGGAGGTTATAGAGAAGGTCAAGCTACCATCTGAAACTTTTGCTTTGATTCAAAAGGAAATTTTTCAACTGTTTCAATGA